The following coding sequences are from one bacterium window:
- a CDS encoding helix-hairpin-helix domain-containing protein has translation MNSLKSKTDSLTVIPGIGKSMADDLRNIGINTVNDLKGKNPENLYELSNEYAGTIQDRCVLYAFRCAVYFAEGGRDVEKLKWWNWKDKKERLKRKT, from the coding sequence ATGAATTCACTTAAGTCTAAAACAGATTCGCTGACAGTAATACCGGGCATTGGAAAATCGATGGCTGATGATTTACGAAATATCGGTATTAACACTGTCAATGATCTTAAGGGAAAGAATCCCGAAAACCTGTATGAACTTTCTAATGAATATGCCGGCACAATCCAGGATAGATGCGTATTGTACGCATTTCGATGTGCAGTATATTTTGCAGAAGGTGGCCGTGATGTTGAAAAATTAAAATGGTGGAACTGGAAAGATAAAAAGGAGCGCCTTAAAAGAAAAACATGA
- a CDS encoding DUF177 domain-containing protein — MKIDLFGTIDENDHISVECDPQEIDIAFDDVYTRVDGPIKVNCRLHRSEEFVYVEGKVKAVLEMDCSRCVEPFLQDIEENFSFVVRRLKIGETAPEGSNEGEELDEENLIYLPHDENSMDIAELVRDAVILSVPLKPVCSESCKGLCSVCGHNLNTGDCGCSEKRTDPRWQSLSGLFDKNMEK, encoded by the coding sequence ATGAAAATTGATCTTTTTGGCACAATTGACGAAAACGATCATATTTCAGTCGAATGCGATCCCCAGGAAATCGATATAGCATTCGATGATGTGTATACCAGAGTGGACGGACCCATTAAAGTGAACTGTCGCCTCCACAGGAGCGAAGAGTTTGTTTATGTGGAGGGGAAGGTGAAGGCGGTTCTCGAAATGGATTGTTCACGGTGTGTGGAGCCGTTTCTGCAGGACATCGAAGAAAATTTTTCATTTGTCGTTCGCAGGCTGAAGATCGGGGAAACAGCGCCCGAAGGTTCCAATGAGGGAGAGGAATTGGATGAGGAAAATCTGATTTACCTCCCGCATGATGAAAATTCGATGGACATTGCGGAGCTCGTCCGTGATGCCGTCATCCTGTCGGTTCCCCTTAAACCGGTATGCAGCGAGAGCTGCAAGGGATTGTGTTCTGTCTGCGGACATAACCTGAACACGGGGGATTGCGGATGCAGTGAAAAACGTACCGATCCGCGCTGGCAGTCGTTATCGGGTTTGTTCGATAAAAATATGGAAAAATAA
- a CDS encoding T9SS type A sorting domain-containing protein, protein MIERIIQPRSIPGIIAGLLMILGSAICSQGSDLAEKPTYEEFMQKAAADAINWPRKLNPVHVVVVFTKFKGEAPGDTLAPSWAKDLFSGNIGSIPHFFDSVSFGQYKVTGEYLPRRYELPSDSSYYDNVFTYSHDLVMQLDADPTINFGLFDNEGPDGIPNSGDDDGYVDYMIFMPRSRPYDFIQQLATGVMYLGLIDPYRTSDRNRTGDHIIIDKTSGCISTAATKNEAVGTIIAELAHAYGAVDLMDKTYVTPESDSSGLGYWDILSRGALGWDEHDGPVGPSAYNRIMMNCVGPYNANLVDIYGIHQGVRMKDVGHPDGKIFRLWITSSEYYLIEYRSKIGGNYYDRQIPRSGILIYHVDEKGSNVTEKEKLVDLECADGRFIDKGYPYGEIPDPLKGSDNLDFWAHDYTYTRNHFGNQGDATDVFDGVTFKNFGTETNPNTYSHKTNRPTGIEIYNIHPEGDEMVFDCYIPPIPDRTPDDAPTIGLGFQRSNASYNNQYLTSWIKEIYLVNFGLSEKPDILVTIKNDNMYIDPLHFIKSYEAQKAVERYLLADNTDNSNVRIARKFISPTEFNSIISDFGARPGDLGSSGTIRWVQKVYAETDSETPPAVIGIDLMQNYPNPFNSQTTVSYILSTGGPARLEVYNILGQRVMLVDQGFKEAGMHSLRLDASNLPSGMYMYRLSGMALSDIRKFTLIK, encoded by the coding sequence ATGATAGAACGAATTATACAACCCAGATCGATCCCCGGGATTATCGCCGGTTTACTGATGATACTCGGGTCGGCCATCTGCAGCCAGGGCTCGGATCTGGCAGAAAAACCAACGTACGAAGAATTTATGCAGAAAGCCGCTGCGGACGCCATTAACTGGCCGCGGAAACTCAATCCCGTCCACGTTGTCGTCGTTTTTACCAAATTCAAAGGTGAAGCTCCCGGCGACACACTCGCACCCTCATGGGCAAAAGATTTATTCAGCGGAAATATCGGAAGCATACCGCATTTTTTCGATTCGGTCTCGTTCGGGCAGTACAAGGTAACCGGTGAATATCTTCCCAGACGATACGAGCTTCCCTCGGATTCATCGTATTATGACAATGTATTTACCTATTCTCATGATCTTGTCATGCAGCTCGATGCCGATCCGACAATAAACTTCGGGCTTTTTGACAATGAAGGCCCCGACGGTATCCCCAATTCGGGGGATGATGACGGGTATGTCGATTACATGATTTTCATGCCCAGGTCGCGGCCATATGATTTCATTCAGCAGCTCGCCACGGGAGTCATGTACCTTGGACTGATCGATCCTTATCGGACAAGCGACAGAAACAGGACGGGCGACCATATCATAATAGATAAAACATCGGGTTGTATTTCAACCGCCGCTACCAAAAACGAAGCAGTCGGCACGATCATTGCCGAGCTTGCCCATGCATACGGCGCCGTTGATCTCATGGATAAAACCTATGTCACACCCGAAAGCGATTCCTCGGGCCTCGGGTACTGGGACATACTCTCCCGCGGCGCCCTCGGATGGGATGAGCATGACGGCCCCGTCGGACCATCGGCATACAACCGTATCATGATGAATTGCGTCGGTCCATACAATGCCAACCTTGTTGATATTTACGGTATCCACCAGGGCGTGAGGATGAAAGATGTGGGTCATCCGGACGGGAAAATATTCCGTCTCTGGATTACCTCATCGGAATATTACCTTATTGAATACCGCAGTAAAATAGGCGGTAACTATTACGACCGTCAGATACCCAGGAGTGGAATTCTGATCTACCACGTTGACGAAAAAGGGAGTAACGTTACCGAAAAGGAAAAACTGGTCGACCTCGAGTGCGCCGATGGAAGATTTATCGATAAAGGCTATCCGTACGGCGAGATTCCCGATCCTTTGAAGGGCAGCGACAACCTCGATTTCTGGGCGCACGATTACACATATACCAGAAACCACTTCGGGAACCAGGGAGATGCAACTGATGTTTTTGACGGTGTAACGTTTAAAAACTTCGGTACCGAAACCAACCCGAATACATATTCGCATAAAACAAACAGGCCGACCGGCATTGAAATATACAACATCCACCCGGAAGGCGATGAAATGGTATTTGACTGTTACATCCCTCCCATACCGGACAGAACTCCGGACGATGCACCGACAATCGGCCTTGGATTCCAGAGATCCAACGCGTCATACAATAACCAGTATCTCACGAGTTGGATAAAAGAAATATATCTTGTCAATTTCGGATTAAGTGAAAAACCGGATATCCTTGTTACGATCAAAAACGATAATATGTACATCGATCCGCTCCATTTTATCAAATCCTATGAAGCACAGAAAGCGGTTGAACGGTATCTTCTCGCAGACAACACGGATAATTCAAATGTGCGGATTGCAAGGAAGTTCATATCACCGACCGAGTTTAACTCCATTATCAGTGATTTTGGAGCCAGACCGGGCGATCTCGGTTCAAGCGGCACCATTCGCTGGGTTCAGAAAGTATATGCGGAGACCGACAGCGAAACGCCGCCGGCTGTTATCGGTATCGATTTGATGCAGAATTATCCCAATCCCTTCAACAGTCAGACAACTGTATCATATATACTTTCAACCGGCGGTCCCGCGAGACTGGAAGTATATAACATTCTCGGTCAGCGGGTCATGCTTGTCGATCAGGGATTCAAGGAAGCGGGAATGCATTCATTGAGGCTCGATGCTTCAAACCTGCCTTCCGGAATGTATATGTATCGCCTGAGCGGGATGGCCCTGTCGGATATCAGAAAATTTACACTTATAAAGTGA
- a CDS encoding Lrp/AsnC ligand binding domain-containing protein codes for MVTAVVLLTVERGRINEVADNLTAMKGVSEVYSVGGRFDLVAVLRVKNNEKLAELVTDHMLKVKGILTSETLLAFKVFSRHDLESMFSIGLEG; via the coding sequence ATGGTAACTGCTGTTGTGCTTTTAACCGTCGAACGTGGCAGGATCAACGAAGTGGCGGACAACCTCACCGCAATGAAAGGCGTGTCGGAAGTCTATTCCGTTGGCGGACGGTTCGATCTCGTGGCTGTGCTGCGTGTGAAAAACAACGAGAAACTCGCCGAGCTCGTAACCGATCACATGCTCAAGGTGAAGGGTATTCTGACTTCGGAGACACTGCTGGCGTTTAAAGTATTTTCCCGTCATGATCTCGAAAGTATGTTCTCAATCGGTCTTGAGGGCTGA
- the ndk gene encoding nucleoside-diphosphate kinase, which produces MDRTLLLVKPNVVRIHKIGAVLDALEEKGLVIRDMRMLTLTRERAETFYAIHRGKSFYDRLVTFMTSGPIVAVILEHENCVEYVRSVIGNTDPEKAAKGTIRKLYGLSITENAVHASDSNENAEKEISIMFGRQSEKKQ; this is translated from the coding sequence GTGGACAGAACGCTGCTGTTGGTAAAACCGAATGTTGTGAGAATTCATAAGATCGGAGCGGTGCTCGATGCTTTGGAAGAGAAGGGTCTTGTCATCAGGGACATGCGCATGTTGACACTCACCAGAGAACGTGCTGAGACATTTTATGCGATACACCGCGGGAAATCTTTTTATGACCGGCTCGTTACATTCATGACTTCCGGCCCCATAGTGGCTGTTATACTTGAACATGAAAACTGTGTCGAGTATGTTCGCAGTGTGATTGGAAATACCGACCCCGAAAAAGCCGCAAAGGGAACGATTCGTAAGCTCTATGGTCTCAGTATAACCGAAAATGCGGTGCATGCCTCGGACTCGAATGAAAACGCCGAAAAGGAAATATCGATCATGTTCGGCAGACAGAGTGAAAAAAAACAATGA
- the tadA gene encoding tRNA adenosine(34) deaminase TadA produces MKTVNNDEEHIRWMKRALAEAETALGLGEAPVGAVIVREGVIIGRGGNRVETLRDPTAHAEILAIGAAAEATGYERLIDTIMYVTLEPCPMCAGAIVLARIPMLVYGASDPKMGACGSIYDICGDGALNHRVETISGVMEQECSGILREFFRSLRKNNK; encoded by the coding sequence ATGAAAACTGTGAATAACGACGAAGAGCATATCAGGTGGATGAAACGGGCGCTCGCCGAGGCTGAGACCGCTTTGGGGCTTGGAGAGGCGCCGGTCGGGGCGGTAATCGTCAGGGAGGGCGTCATTATCGGCCGCGGCGGCAACAGGGTCGAGACGCTCAGGGACCCGACAGCCCATGCCGAGATTCTTGCCATCGGCGCCGCCGCTGAAGCGACCGGGTATGAGCGGCTCATCGATACGATCATGTATGTGACCCTCGAACCCTGTCCAATGTGTGCCGGAGCGATTGTGCTCGCGCGAATCCCGATGCTTGTGTACGGCGCATCCGACCCGAAAATGGGCGCATGCGGCAGTATCTATGACATATGCGGAGACGGGGCGCTCAATCACAGGGTCGAGACAATTTCCGGTGTCATGGAACAGGAGTGTTCCGGTATCCTGCGCGAGTTTTTCCGTTCGCTCCGCAAGAACAACAAGTAA
- a CDS encoding carboxypeptidase-like regulatory domain-containing protein, whose product MKTYTHILLTLLAGTFLLISGCSDKKSVDPDNTSTIYVRVTNEFGEPIEGAVVTTSPQTQTITTDTSGNATFKNIVSRSYNVIVNKAGSPEFNQYTKLESTKTSDLHFIIISQLKVFVRDEVNRPAKNTSIITKPETQNAVTDDSGIAYLTNVPVRSYQVVIERSGLAPVNSNIVLDADSYKGIDFVLTSEPPVITISEPSDNSVFGPYSITFKGTGIDYEDGELPDSQLVWSSNLDGNLGGGKLITVETLSVGNHIITFEGVDSDNKTSRSKILIVVADYNPDSYFPLLENSSWKYRHLTPTFYVVNGNNVNELWEMKDFTISIDDKKRRKSVIEYDITIGLVIKHFRYTLIDTIVEDNNSIYITETTEETREWNESDADKPYLIMNITTVYSPRYLILKNMTNLSEELSFTSSTRAETEWSYIYFNTPSSVFAESFVIDTQTDISSPKFVQTDKGLYSAVNLTITTSNSVKNWWLTKGLGLIRLDYSMADLEHTAVLLDSDMLRFYRDKPVVGESKAAVIPYTVPVMNFRISRETGKGLMELRNLLKSMCP is encoded by the coding sequence ATGAAAACATACACACACATACTCCTGACACTTCTGGCCGGGACTTTTCTGTTGATATCGGGGTGCAGTGACAAAAAATCCGTTGACCCGGATAACACTTCAACCATTTATGTCCGGGTTACCAACGAATTCGGCGAGCCGATTGAGGGCGCGGTGGTTACAACCAGTCCGCAAACTCAGACAATCACTACGGATACGTCCGGTAACGCAACATTTAAAAACATCGTATCGCGAAGCTACAATGTTATCGTGAACAAAGCCGGTTCCCCTGAATTCAACCAGTATACCAAACTTGAAAGCACGAAAACCAGTGATCTGCATTTCATTATCATTTCTCAGCTTAAAGTATTCGTTAGAGATGAAGTTAATCGTCCGGCAAAGAACACCTCGATCATAACAAAACCGGAAACCCAGAATGCGGTCACCGATGATTCAGGAATTGCATATCTGACCAATGTACCGGTCCGTTCATATCAGGTGGTGATCGAGCGTTCCGGGTTGGCGCCTGTCAACAGTAATATAGTCCTTGATGCAGACAGCTATAAAGGCATTGATTTCGTTCTCACCTCCGAACCGCCGGTGATAACGATTTCCGAACCATCGGATAACTCTGTTTTCGGACCGTACAGTATCACTTTTAAAGGTACCGGTATCGATTATGAGGATGGCGAGCTCCCGGACAGCCAGCTTGTCTGGTCATCGAACCTCGATGGCAATCTCGGCGGCGGAAAACTCATCACCGTTGAAACACTCTCCGTGGGAAATCATATTATCACGTTTGAAGGTGTCGATTCCGACAATAAAACCAGCCGGTCAAAAATACTTATTGTCGTGGCAGATTACAATCCTGACTCCTATTTCCCGCTCCTGGAAAATTCCTCATGGAAATACCGTCATCTGACACCCACATTCTATGTTGTTAACGGCAATAATGTCAATGAATTATGGGAAATGAAAGACTTTACCATTTCCATCGATGATAAAAAAAGACGGAAATCGGTGATTGAATATGACATCACTATCGGCCTGGTTATCAAACATTTTCGTTATACGCTCATCGATACCATTGTGGAAGACAACAACAGCATTTATATCACCGAAACAACCGAGGAAACCCGTGAATGGAATGAAAGCGACGCCGATAAACCATATCTTATTATGAACATAACAACCGTGTATTCTCCGCGATACCTGATTCTTAAAAATATGACGAATCTCTCGGAAGAACTGTCATTCACCTCATCGACCAGAGCCGAAACCGAGTGGAGTTACATCTATTTCAACACACCTTCTTCAGTTTTCGCTGAATCGTTTGTTATTGATACGCAGACCGATATCAGTTCGCCCAAATTCGTCCAGACGGACAAAGGACTTTACAGCGCTGTCAATCTCACGATCACCACATCGAACTCGGTGAAAAACTGGTGGCTTACAAAAGGGCTCGGCCTTATACGCCTCGACTATTCAATGGCGGATCTCGAACACACTGCGGTGCTTCTCGATTCGGATATGCTCCGGTTCTATCGTGACAAACCTGTTGTTGGCGAAAGTAAGGCCGCAGTCATTCCATATACTGTCCCCGTGATGAATTTCCGTATCTCCCGAGAGACCGGAAAAGGATTGATGGAACTGAGAAACTTACTCAAATCAATGTGCCCGTAA
- the plsX gene encoding phosphate acyltransferase PlsX: protein MRIAVDAMGGDIVPDVPVEGSICAVEKYPDVEIALVGDESRVGESLKNMFFPESSKKTRHSGKEAFRNRIRVVHANEIIEMCDTPARAIRAKKNASIVVANKLCRSGEADAVISAGNTGAAMASSLLYMGRLTGVSRPAIMTLFPSMKNVVAVIDSGANTDCKPEHLFQFAVMASVFVSCVLGYDNPRVGLLSIGEERTKGNELTIGAYDLLEKSDLNFIGNVEGRDIFKGSTDVVVCDGFVGNIVLKFGESIFGFIIHALRKNITRKIPRMIGAFLLKPAFREIKAQLSPEDYGGAPLLGVDGISIICHGNSTPVAISNAIGVARQLVLKDANEQIKRELSKKSLKNND from the coding sequence ATACGAATAGCTGTCGATGCGATGGGCGGCGACATTGTTCCCGATGTTCCTGTCGAGGGAAGTATCTGCGCTGTCGAAAAATATCCTGACGTTGAAATTGCGCTTGTCGGTGATGAGTCCCGGGTTGGTGAATCGCTGAAAAACATGTTTTTTCCGGAATCGTCGAAAAAAACACGTCATTCGGGTAAAGAAGCTTTCAGGAACAGAATTCGCGTTGTTCACGCTAACGAAATCATCGAGATGTGCGATACGCCGGCCCGTGCGATTCGTGCCAAGAAGAATGCCTCTATCGTTGTTGCCAACAAACTGTGCCGCTCGGGTGAAGCAGATGCGGTTATTTCCGCCGGTAATACGGGAGCCGCGATGGCGTCATCCCTGTTATACATGGGAAGACTGACCGGCGTGTCACGTCCTGCCATTATGACTCTTTTCCCTTCAATGAAAAATGTTGTTGCGGTTATCGATTCCGGTGCGAACACTGATTGCAAACCCGAGCATCTCTTTCAGTTCGCGGTGATGGCTTCGGTTTTTGTCTCCTGCGTACTGGGTTACGATAATCCCCGCGTCGGGCTTCTCAGTATCGGTGAAGAACGCACCAAGGGGAATGAACTGACAATCGGGGCGTATGACCTCCTCGAAAAATCCGATCTGAATTTTATCGGAAACGTCGAGGGACGAGATATTTTCAAAGGTTCAACGGATGTCGTTGTATGCGACGGTTTTGTAGGAAACATCGTCCTTAAATTCGGCGAGAGCATATTCGGGTTCATCATTCATGCCCTCCGGAAAAATATTACAAGGAAAATACCCCGTATGATCGGGGCTTTTTTACTCAAGCCCGCTTTCAGGGAAATAAAGGCTCAGTTGAGCCCGGAGGACTATGGAGGTGCTCCGCTTTTAGGTGTTGACGGAATCTCGATCATTTGCCACGGTAACTCGACCCCTGTTGCAATTTCAAACGCTATCGGAGTAGCCCGCCAGCTGGTGTTGAAAGATGCCAATGAGCAGATAAAACGTGAACTTTCCAAAAAGAGCCTCAAAAATAATGACTAA
- a CDS encoding gamma-glutamyltransferase family protein — protein sequence MMNHFTFDFPYPSQRMPLLARNIVATSQPLAAQAGLRMLRKCGNAVDAALAAAITLTVVEPNNNGLGSDAFALVWDGEKLHGLNASGRSPAALKPEHFDGMEAMPELGWGPTTVPGAVSAWIALSDRFGSVPFEILFKSALDYAENGFMVSPITALRWQEAKKRYRGFPEFADVFLPGGRAPKAGETVCFHDHAMSLKHIRDTRGEALYRGDLAEKIVAYAKATGGLMTMEDLAEHRADWVDPLSLDYGDITLHEIPPNGQGIAALIALGILRHRNPGKYPVDSADSLHLQIEAMKLAFADTHRYVSDPAFMELAPCDMLDPDYLSGRAETIDMKRAKNPLCGESFKGGTVYLAAADARGMMVSFIQSNYMGFGSGIVVPGTGIALQNRGSCFTLEKGHPNRVAGKKRPYHTIIPAFVTRNGQPLMSFGVMGGHMQPQGHVQMMLRIFEYGQNPQAASDAPRWQVFSGLDVGFEPGIKSGVLDELSARGHRIKILEPRYFGGAQLIYKLDNGYCAGSDHRKDGCAVGF from the coding sequence ATCATGAACCATTTTACCTTTGATTTTCCGTATCCTTCCCAGCGCATGCCTCTGCTCGCACGTAATATCGTGGCGACATCCCAGCCGCTTGCGGCCCAGGCAGGATTGAGAATGCTCCGGAAATGCGGAAATGCCGTTGATGCTGCTTTGGCGGCTGCCATAACACTCACCGTGGTCGAACCCAACAACAACGGTCTGGGAAGCGATGCATTCGCCCTCGTATGGGATGGTGAAAAGCTTCATGGGCTCAATGCTTCCGGGAGATCGCCCGCCGCGCTGAAACCGGAGCATTTTGACGGAATGGAAGCGATGCCCGAGCTGGGATGGGGTCCGACGACTGTTCCGGGCGCCGTTTCCGCATGGATCGCCCTTTCCGACCGCTTCGGAAGTGTGCCGTTTGAGATTCTGTTCAAATCCGCACTCGATTATGCCGAAAACGGATTTATGGTGTCGCCGATTACCGCACTCAGGTGGCAGGAAGCGAAAAAGCGTTACCGCGGGTTCCCGGAATTCGCTGATGTTTTTTTACCCGGTGGTCGCGCCCCGAAAGCCGGTGAAACGGTATGTTTCCATGACCATGCCATGTCGCTGAAACATATCCGCGATACGCGCGGCGAGGCGTTGTACCGTGGCGACCTGGCGGAAAAAATCGTCGCCTATGCTAAGGCAACCGGCGGGCTGATGACCATGGAAGACCTTGCGGAGCACCGCGCCGACTGGGTGGATCCCCTGTCTCTCGATTACGGGGATATCACGCTTCATGAAATACCCCCGAACGGGCAGGGGATTGCCGCGCTTATCGCGCTGGGTATCCTTCGGCACCGGAATCCCGGGAAGTACCCGGTTGATTCCGCAGACAGCCTGCACCTCCAGATTGAAGCAATGAAACTTGCGTTCGCCGATACGCATCGTTATGTATCCGATCCTGCCTTCATGGAGCTCGCTCCCTGTGACATGCTCGATCCGGATTACCTTTCCGGGCGTGCGGAAACGATCGACATGAAACGGGCAAAAAATCCTCTGTGCGGTGAATCCTTCAAAGGCGGGACCGTTTATCTGGCTGCCGCCGATGCCAGGGGCATGATGGTGTCCTTTATCCAGTCGAACTACATGGGCTTCGGCTCTGGAATTGTTGTTCCGGGCACCGGGATCGCTCTTCAGAACCGCGGTTCGTGCTTTACTCTCGAGAAAGGACACCCGAACCGGGTTGCCGGGAAAAAACGTCCATATCATACCATCATCCCCGCATTTGTGACGAGAAACGGCCAGCCGCTCATGAGTTTCGGAGTCATGGGTGGTCATATGCAGCCACAGGGGCATGTTCAGATGATGCTCAGGATTTTCGAGTACGGGCAGAATCCACAGGCTGCATCCGATGCGCCGCGCTGGCAGGTGTTCAGTGGCCTCGATGTGGGATTTGAGCCGGGAATAAAATCCGGTGTTCTCGATGAATTAAGCGCCCGGGGACACCGTATAAAAATACTCGAACCGCGGTATTTCGGGGGAGCACAGCTTATTTACAAACTCGATAACGGTTACTGCGCCGGCTCCGACCACCGTAAGGACGGCTGTGCGGTCGGATTTTAA
- a CDS encoding sodium/solute symporter (Members of the Solute:Sodium Symporter (SSS), TC 2.A.21 as described in tcdb.org, catalyze solute:Na+ symport. Known solutes for members of the family include sugars, amino acids, nucleosides, inositols, vitamins, urea or anions, depending on the system.): MEPGYLLPIEWAMMICLVVGVLAWGIYMKGKIVDLGDSFLAGRKVPGIVASVSTIATNFNTNDFIGGVGAAYAMGFVMVHSNLLSCFILIFLSFFLLRRIRGANVFTLGEWLRKRYSPAVGNIYSMLWAFVWMLVNLGLYIYSGALVLHTLVGWNLYVSIVVLTAIAATYTLLGGFGAVVATDVLQMVLMFFPYLFLVPRIWVAAGGITGMRSGTPPEITDVWTSGSPFGHIGVVLSGAFLLSMSYWASEAQIIQRPLSAKSVNDSTVSYLGVGFWHALVSPLIIVIPGIAALKLHPGLPNNDFAMPMLIRDLVPRGLYGLTIVGLMAGFLSSADSQINAFCTMFISDIYKRMIVKNRSTRHYLTASTVAGGIFTTAAILTAVAFSFARHGMMLMALSILATIMPPSAAVILLGVLWKRIGKTGALWGMLSGFAIGLVLVVLDFLGLLSNIAGNTMYFRASVTFLGSVAVTVLVSLIIHEQSPDMVTEPQKDAPPGRLFENPKFLAVLLFIAAVSMYAFLTFAF; encoded by the coding sequence ATGGAACCCGGATACCTGCTTCCCATCGAATGGGCTATGATGATATGCTTAGTTGTTGGCGTTCTGGCCTGGGGAATCTACATGAAGGGGAAGATAGTTGATCTCGGCGACTCCTTTCTCGCCGGACGGAAAGTTCCGGGTATAGTCGCTTCAGTTTCAACGATTGCCACCAATTTTAACACGAATGATTTCATCGGCGGCGTCGGAGCGGCGTATGCCATGGGTTTCGTCATGGTTCACAGCAATCTCCTGAGCTGTTTCATCCTCATATTTCTCAGCTTTTTTCTCCTCAGACGGATTCGCGGAGCAAACGTTTTTACCCTCGGCGAATGGCTGAGAAAGCGGTATTCGCCTGCTGTGGGAAACATCTACAGCATGCTCTGGGCATTCGTCTGGATGCTCGTCAACCTCGGACTGTACATTTATTCCGGCGCGCTTGTTCTCCATACCCTTGTGGGCTGGAATCTCTATGTCTCGATTGTCGTTCTGACAGCGATTGCCGCAACCTATACACTCCTCGGCGGATTCGGCGCGGTGGTGGCGACCGATGTGCTCCAGATGGTGCTGATGTTTTTCCCTTACCTGTTTCTCGTTCCACGGATATGGGTGGCGGCGGGCGGTATCACGGGCATGCGCTCCGGAACTCCTCCTGAAATCACTGATGTCTGGACATCCGGCAGCCCGTTCGGACATATCGGGGTCGTTCTCTCAGGCGCGTTTCTTCTTTCCATGAGCTACTGGGCGAGTGAAGCCCAGATCATTCAACGGCCGCTGTCGGCGAAGAGTGTGAACGATTCGACGGTGTCGTACCTCGGTGTCGGATTCTGGCATGCGCTCGTTTCGCCGCTCATCATTGTCATCCCGGGAATTGCGGCGCTCAAGCTTCACCCGGGGCTGCCGAACAACGATTTCGCCATGCCCATGCTGATTCGTGATCTGGTGCCGCGCGGCCTGTACGGGCTTACGATCGTCGGTCTCATGGCGGGATTCCTGTCGAGCGCCGATTCCCAGATCAATGCGTTCTGCACGATGTTTATCTCCGATATTTATAAACGTATGATCGTGAAAAACCGCTCGACAAGGCATTATCTGACCGCCTCCACGGTCGCCGGAGGGATATTTACGACCGCCGCAATTCTCACCGCAGTTGCCTTCAGCTTTGCGCGGCACGGGATGATGCTCATGGCTCTGTCAATCCTTGCCACCATCATGCCGCCCTCTGCAGCGGTCATTTTACTCGGTGTTCTCTGGAAACGCATCGGTAAAACCGGGGCACTGTGGGGGATGCTGTCGGGATTCGCGATCGGGCTTGTGCTTGTTGTGCTCGATTTTCTCGGGTTACTGTCGAACATAGCCGGGAATACCATGTATTTCCGCGCCTCGGTGACATTTCTCGGGTCGGTTGCGGTTACCGTTCTGGTAAGCCTGATTATACACGAACAGTCTCCGGATATGGTTACCGAACCTCAAAAGGATGCGCCCCCCGGGCGGCTTTTCGAGAATCCGAAGTTTCTGGCTGTCCTGCTGTTTATTGCAGCCGTATCGATGTATGCGTTCCTGACGTTTGCGTTTTGA
- the rpmF gene encoding 50S ribosomal protein L32 — translation MAVPKRKTSKSRKGMRRSHWNAKLPSIATCDHCGQPVMPHRVCPGCGYYKNRQVIEPAEA, via the coding sequence ATGGCAGTTCCAAAGAGAAAGACATCGAAATCGCGAAAAGGAATGCGCCGATCCCACTGGAATGCAAAATTACCCTCGATAGCAACATGTGATCACTGTGGTCAGCCTGTTATGCCTCACCGTGTATGTCCTGGCTGTGGATATTACAAAAACAGGCAGGTTATCGAACCCGCTGAAGCATAA